The nucleotide sequence GAACGATGTAACTCAGGATGTCCCTGTCCGCCATCGCGGGTTGCGAATAGAGGTTGACAAGAGGCGCTGCCGGCGTCCCGGTGACGAGGACGCCCGCCGATACATCGCCAACGGTGCGCAGGGCCAGGATATCGAGGTTCGCCGCCTCGACGGGGCCTCCCCCGAAGGACACATTGCCCCTGCGTATGTCGAGCTTGACGCCGTAGGCATCGAACTTTCCCCTCACGGTGCGGATGCTGCCGCTCGCCCTGATGTCGGCGGGATCCTTCATGGTGATGGTGACCTTGCCGGTAAGACGGGTGTCGATGCCGTATGCCTTCACCAGGACCTCGTCACCGAGAGCGACGGCCACGGCGACATCGATCGCGAAGGGAAGGGCCTGTCCCGGTTCTTTCTCCCTGCCTTTGACAATAACGTCACCGCTCGGCTTGACGAGGGTTTCCTTTTGTTCTTCCCTGATGAGCGCCTGTGGTATGAGGACGGAACCCC is from Syntrophorhabdus sp. and encodes:
- a CDS encoding translocation/assembly module TamB translates to SGTMTHSRGKITTFEGTLKGERFQAMNLPELQASISPDLTITGDPGRVSVRGSVLIPQALIREEQKETLVKPSGDVIVKGREKEPGQALPFAIDVAVAVALGDEVLVKAYGIDTRLTGKVTITMKDPADIRASGSIRTVRGKFDAYGVKLDIRRGNVSFGGGPVEAANLDILALRTVGDVSAGVLVTGTPAAPLVNLYSQPAMADRDILSYIVLGRASGGSGKSDTALLARAASGLLTGGKASTVQRQLGLDVLDIESSEGDISKSIVKVGKYLSPRLFVSYGRSIYTGENIFGLRYSLTRRVDVESTMGNQSGAAIYYRIEFD